From a region of the Fervidicoccaceae archaeon genome:
- a CDS encoding ferredoxin oxidoreductase: MTAVIERRKEMKALSTNKAVAEAVKDSDVDVVAAYPITPQTTVVERIAELIGEGQLEAEIIHVESEHSALSAVIGASAVGARVFTATASQGLALMHEVLHITSGLRLPVVMSVAMRSLSAPISIFNDHSDVMNQRDSGWIMIFASTAQEAYDSIIQAYRIAENPEVLLPVMVTYDGYLMSHTIEPVEVLGKYVSEEYIPKKQTWNVLDPDKPITMGTITSPDYYYEFKYSQAVALEGSLPHIIKADEDFRKLYGRGYGVVDSYRLEDAEIAVLATSSYYINLKYAVDEVRKRGIKAGAIKLRVYRPFPREQLYSMIKGLSALGVIDRSVSFGMTPSGPIALDIMSSYRYRDAPPVQSFIAGLGQRRMLIEDFVKIFEILEKRAATNSISEKSIFYGVKGVEL; the protein is encoded by the coding sequence ATGACAGCGGTTATCGAAAGAAGGAAAGAAATGAAGGCACTGTCAACCAACAAGGCAGTAGCTGAAGCAGTCAAGGACTCAGATGTAGATGTTGTTGCTGCATATCCTATAACTCCTCAGACAACAGTTGTCGAGAGAATTGCTGAGCTAATAGGAGAAGGCCAGCTTGAAGCCGAGATCATTCATGTAGAAAGTGAGCATAGCGCCCTAAGTGCCGTTATCGGAGCATCTGCAGTTGGAGCAAGGGTCTTCACAGCAACAGCAAGTCAAGGGCTAGCTCTCATGCATGAGGTTCTTCATATAACCAGTGGCTTGAGACTTCCAGTTGTAATGAGTGTTGCCATGAGATCTCTCTCTGCTCCGATAAGCATTTTCAACGACCACAGTGATGTAATGAACCAGAGAGATAGTGGATGGATAATGATCTTTGCTAGCACTGCTCAAGAAGCCTATGATTCAATAATACAGGCATATAGAATAGCTGAGAATCCAGAGGTACTCTTGCCTGTCATGGTGACATATGATGGGTACCTGATGAGCCATACAATCGAGCCTGTTGAAGTTCTTGGCAAATATGTGAGCGAGGAATACATACCAAAGAAACAAACGTGGAATGTCTTAGATCCAGACAAACCTATTACCATGGGGACAATAACATCACCTGACTACTACTACGAGTTCAAATATTCGCAGGCAGTAGCGCTAGAGGGATCACTTCCTCACATTATAAAAGCAGACGAGGATTTCAGAAAACTGTATGGAAGAGGCTATGGAGTTGTGGACAGCTACAGATTAGAGGATGCTGAAATAGCAGTTCTAGCAACATCTTCATACTATATCAACCTAAAGTATGCTGTAGATGAGGTAAGGAAGAGAGGAATAAAGGCGGGAGCAATAAAGCTGAGGGTTTACAGACCTTTCCCAAGAGAGCAATTGTACTCAATGATCAAAGGGCTGAGTGCACTAGGAGTAATTGATAGATCTGTTAGCTTCGGCATGACTCCGAGTGGACCAATTGCACTGGACATAATGTCCTCCTACAGATACAGAGATGCTCCTCCCGTTCAGAGTTTCATAGCTGGTCTTGGGCAGAGAAGGATGCTTATTGAGGATTTCGTAAAAATATTCGAGATATTGGAGAAGAGAGCTGCAACCAATTCAATTTCTGAGAAGAGCATATTCTATGGGGTGAAGGGAGTTGAGCTTTGA
- a CDS encoding thiamine pyrophosphate-dependent enzyme → MSFEETRIKTLWDIPKEEHFVGGHSLCAGCTASTIVRHLLKVAGRNTIVVNATGCVEVSTTSFPYTAWRVPWLHVAFENAGAVASGVESAIKAMKAKGMIPFEKEINVIALAGDGGSFDIGFQALSGLMERGHKVMFVIYDNEAYMNTGIQRSGATPFGAWTTTTPVTRRIRGEWRTKKDMFDIAIAHGLDYVATANPAYPVDMDVKFQKGLNTDGPSLVHVIMPCTTGWRFEPRYGITIAKLATETAVWINMEYDRGNFSVTVPVRKRKHVREYLKLQGRYSHLSDLEIELIQQQIDRKVEEINRRAGKEVIGPLEA, encoded by the coding sequence TTGAGCTTTGAGGAAACCAGAATAAAAACACTGTGGGACATACCTAAAGAGGAGCACTTCGTTGGAGGGCATTCTCTCTGTGCTGGATGCACTGCTTCAACAATAGTAAGACATCTTCTCAAAGTAGCAGGACGAAACACAATCGTTGTCAATGCCACAGGCTGTGTAGAGGTCTCAACCACTTCATTCCCATATACAGCCTGGAGAGTTCCGTGGCTTCATGTAGCTTTCGAAAATGCTGGAGCTGTTGCCTCAGGAGTTGAATCGGCAATAAAGGCGATGAAAGCCAAGGGAATGATTCCCTTCGAGAAGGAAATAAACGTTATAGCTCTTGCTGGGGATGGAGGCAGCTTTGATATTGGATTCCAGGCACTGAGCGGTCTCATGGAAAGAGGCCACAAAGTGATGTTCGTCATCTATGATAATGAGGCATACATGAACACGGGGATTCAGAGAAGCGGTGCCACTCCATTTGGAGCTTGGACAACAACAACACCTGTGACAAGGAGAATAAGGGGTGAATGGAGGACAAAGAAGGACATGTTCGATATAGCTATAGCACATGGGCTGGATTATGTTGCTACAGCTAATCCAGCATACCCAGTGGACATGGATGTTAAGTTCCAGAAGGGTCTCAACACCGATGGCCCTTCCTTAGTTCACGTGATCATGCCATGCACCACAGGTTGGAGATTCGAGCCAAGATATGGAATAACCATAGCGAAGCTAGCTACAGAAACTGCCGTGTGGATAAACATGGAATATGATAGGGGTAACTTCAGCGTAACTGTACCAGTGAGAAAGAGGAAGCACGTGAGAGAATATCTGAAGCTGCAAGGAAGATACTCTCACCTGAGCGATTTAGAAATAGAGCTCATTCAGCAGCAGATCGATAGAAAAGTGGAGGAAATAAACAGAAGAGCCGGAAAGGAAGTTATCGGCCCCCTCGAGGCTTAA
- the gatB gene encoding Asp-tRNA(Asn)/Glu-tRNA(Gln) amidotransferase subunit GatB produces MSENFIDVMIGLEIHVQITSLKTKLFCGCSSDYRNLPPNTNVCPVCLGLPGALPKVNKKAIEKALMVAIALNMKIAESVSWARKHYFYPDLPKNYQITQYEGKGVASIAKDGYLDYYLNGSVKRARIRRINLEEDPGKILYHSGSMLTSKYSLIDYNRSGVALLEIVTEPDFRSSKEVLAFLRELRTVLEYLDITDLDLEGAMRVDVNISVGKGKRVEIKNIGSLSDIEAAILYEITRQKSLVEKGIEVEMETRHWDQDKKATFGTRAKESEEDYRYFPDPNLPPIEIDRDLLGKIAMEMPELPSVKRRRFVEKYGISEYLAHAISSNRRLAEYFEEVMKGTTINAERAAALIANDLVGWIGAERIKEIGNVVPPSEMAKLLELLRTEAISIKIAKEVIPELVSGKRLEDILNARGWIGKVSGEELSKVIEKIVSENRKAVEDAINNPRAIQFLIGKVMEATNKKADPKETYELLAKRIDEYKQKRRV; encoded by the coding sequence ATGAGCGAGAATTTTATAGACGTAATGATTGGCCTGGAAATTCATGTGCAGATAACTTCTCTGAAGACAAAGCTCTTCTGTGGCTGCTCTTCTGACTACAGAAACCTGCCTCCAAATACCAATGTTTGTCCTGTCTGCCTTGGTCTCCCTGGAGCCCTTCCCAAGGTGAATAAGAAAGCTATTGAAAAGGCTCTGATGGTTGCCATTGCGCTGAACATGAAGATAGCTGAGAGCGTTTCCTGGGCTAGGAAGCATTACTTCTATCCGGATCTCCCAAAGAATTACCAAATAACCCAATATGAGGGGAAGGGTGTAGCAAGCATAGCCAAAGATGGCTATTTAGATTACTACTTAAATGGAAGCGTGAAGAGAGCAAGAATAAGAAGGATCAATTTAGAGGAAGATCCTGGAAAAATTTTATATCATAGTGGCTCAATGCTCACTAGCAAGTACAGCCTGATAGACTATAACAGAAGCGGAGTTGCACTTCTGGAAATTGTTACTGAGCCTGATTTCAGAAGTTCAAAGGAAGTTCTTGCTTTTCTGCGTGAGCTTAGAACCGTGCTTGAATATCTGGATATTACAGATCTCGATCTTGAAGGCGCTATGAGAGTTGATGTCAATATAAGTGTTGGGAAAGGAAAGAGAGTGGAAATTAAGAACATAGGAAGCCTCTCAGATATTGAAGCAGCGATTCTCTATGAAATAACTAGACAGAAATCGCTGGTAGAAAAAGGAATAGAAGTAGAAATGGAAACGAGGCACTGGGATCAGGATAAGAAGGCGACATTTGGAACAAGAGCTAAGGAAAGCGAAGAGGACTACAGATATTTTCCCGATCCAAACTTACCTCCAATTGAAATAGATAGAGATCTTCTAGGGAAAATTGCAATGGAGATGCCTGAATTACCTTCCGTTAAGAGGCGCAGATTCGTAGAAAAGTATGGGATTAGCGAATACTTGGCTCATGCAATCTCTTCTAACAGAAGATTGGCTGAATATTTTGAGGAGGTGATGAAGGGTACTACTATAAATGCTGAAAGAGCAGCAGCGCTTATAGCCAATGATCTAGTTGGGTGGATAGGTGCTGAGAGAATCAAGGAGATAGGAAATGTTGTTCCTCCGTCCGAAATGGCCAAACTGTTAGAGCTCTTAAGAACTGAAGCTATTTCCATAAAAATTGCTAAGGAAGTAATTCCTGAGTTAGTCTCTGGAAAGAGATTGGAGGATATTCTCAATGCAAGAGGTTGGATCGGGAAAGTTAGTGGTGAGGAGCTCTCCAAAGTTATTGAAAAGATAGTTTCCGAAAACAGAAAGGCTGTCGAAGATGCTATTAACAATCCAAGGGCTATCCAATTTTTGATTGGAAAGGTGATGGAAGCTACCAACAAGAAGGCTGATCCGAAGGAAACCTATGAGCTTTTAGCTAAAAGAATAGATGAATATAAACAAAAAAGGAGGGTTTAA
- a CDS encoding amidase family protein, with translation MGRGKVVDFVDAVRRGDADPHKYVEKSLEEIARKDPLFNMFITIRSEIPEKINLKGRLPGVPIAVKDNIVTRGLRTTCASRILENFIPQYSATVVKLLEKEGAIIIGKTNMDEFAMGALGTTSAFGPTLNPLDPDLSPGGSSSGSAAAVASGVVDIALGSDTGGSIRLPAAWTGIFGLKPTYGAVSRFGLISYADSMDQIGPMSSSASDLALLFSIISSYDSMDPTSSQNPWGNSLEKISLSPPNFDHLHGLNIVVPRELAEHPEADENIVSNFWKGIKKLEGEGAQIIEISEPLFLKVPQIYYVIAFSEASSNLARFDGVRYGSRVVPPDDLDWDSYYMENRSMFGWEVKRRIVLGSFILSKGYYDMYYSQALKARGMIKRKVEELLGKGRVIATPGSPIRPLPIDYDATDLSKLNSIDAPLMIANLAGLPAITVPMGTAFNSPLSIQLIGPPWSDDRLIELAKVMEEIFG, from the coding sequence ATGGGGAGAGGGAAGGTTGTCGATTTTGTTGATGCGGTGAGGAGAGGAGATGCCGATCCACATAAATATGTAGAAAAGTCACTGGAAGAAATTGCGAGAAAGGATCCCCTATTCAATATGTTCATTACAATAAGAAGCGAAATTCCTGAAAAGATAAATTTGAAGGGAAGGTTGCCAGGAGTTCCCATAGCAGTAAAGGACAACATTGTTACAAGAGGTCTTAGAACTACCTGTGCTAGCAGAATATTGGAAAACTTCATTCCTCAATATTCAGCAACAGTAGTAAAGCTTCTTGAGAAAGAGGGTGCCATTATAATTGGAAAGACCAATATGGATGAATTTGCTATGGGGGCGCTTGGAACAACAAGCGCATTTGGTCCAACATTAAATCCTCTTGATCCAGACCTTTCCCCGGGAGGAAGTAGCTCTGGGAGCGCTGCAGCTGTGGCATCTGGAGTTGTTGATATTGCACTTGGTAGCGATACGGGAGGAAGTATAAGGCTTCCAGCAGCTTGGACAGGAATATTTGGATTGAAACCAACATATGGTGCTGTGAGCAGATTCGGACTGATATCATACGCTGATAGCATGGATCAAATTGGGCCAATGTCTTCCAGTGCTAGCGATTTGGCGCTTCTCTTCTCCATTATATCATCTTATGATTCCATGGATCCAACTAGCTCCCAAAACCCCTGGGGAAACAGTTTAGAAAAAATATCGCTAAGTCCACCAAATTTCGATCACCTACATGGGCTGAACATTGTTGTGCCAAGAGAGCTTGCAGAGCATCCAGAAGCTGATGAGAATATTGTCTCTAACTTCTGGAAAGGAATAAAAAAGCTCGAAGGTGAGGGGGCTCAAATAATTGAGATTTCTGAGCCCCTCTTTCTGAAAGTGCCTCAGATATATTATGTAATAGCATTCAGTGAAGCAAGCAGCAACCTTGCAAGGTTTGATGGAGTCAGATACGGTTCAAGAGTCGTTCCCCCAGATGATTTGGACTGGGACAGCTACTATATGGAGAATCGTTCGATGTTTGGATGGGAGGTCAAGCGAAGAATAGTTCTCGGCTCATTCATTCTGAGCAAGGGTTACTACGACATGTATTACTCTCAGGCATTGAAGGCAAGAGGTATGATTAAAAGGAAGGTTGAAGAGCTATTAGGGAAGGGGAGAGTAATAGCTACCCCGGGCTCACCAATAAGGCCTCTTCCCATAGATTATGATGCTACGGATCTCTCCAAGTTGAACTCAATCGATGCACCCTTGATGATTGCGAACCTAGCAGGTCTCCCGGCAATCACTGTTCCAATGGGAACAGCTTTCAATTCTCCTCTCTCTATTCAGCTAATAGGTCCACCATGGTCGGACGATCGCCTCATCGAATTGGCAAAAGTCATGGAGGAGATCTTTGGATGA
- a CDS encoding metallophosphoesterase, translating to MKILATSDAHIPKGEAELQKAVEASCGQGEEVDVLILAGDMIERGKIALYPRVKEILSKCKARITIGIFGNEEFDDLRDEIEKNNEWVLWLNDDVKDISINGEKILVFGSTGILDEPTIWQRKNIPSIEERYNARLRKLEEFLKIKFNGTKIAVFHYPPTYKTLYGEPSFAWHEMGSRRAEELIKKLGGVDLVIHGHAHRGKVLSVKIGEAEVYNVSLPARKDLFKYEFKKGKISLMDFLDEKI from the coding sequence TTGAAGATCTTGGCCACTAGTGATGCACATATCCCAAAGGGAGAAGCTGAACTCCAAAAGGCTGTAGAGGCATCATGCGGACAGGGAGAGGAAGTAGATGTTCTCATACTGGCTGGAGATATGATAGAGAGAGGAAAAATCGCTCTATATCCAAGAGTGAAGGAGATATTGAGCAAATGCAAGGCAAGGATTACTATTGGTATTTTTGGAAACGAGGAATTTGATGATCTGAGAGATGAAATAGAGAAAAACAATGAATGGGTTTTGTGGCTCAATGACGATGTGAAGGATATCAGTATTAACGGCGAAAAAATTCTGGTGTTTGGCTCAACTGGGATTTTAGATGAGCCGACTATTTGGCAGAGAAAAAACATTCCCTCAATAGAAGAAAGGTATAACGCTAGGTTGAGAAAACTCGAAGAGTTTCTGAAAATCAAATTCAATGGGACAAAAATAGCTGTTTTCCATTACCCTCCAACATATAAAACTCTTTATGGAGAGCCCTCATTTGCTTGGCATGAAATGGGTTCAAGGAGAGCTGAAGAACTTATAAAAAAGCTTGGTGGAGTCGATTTGGTAATACATGGACATGCTCATAGAGGAAAGGTTCTTTCAGTAAAAATAGGGGAAGCTGAAGTCTACAATGTATCGCTTCCAGCAAGAAAGGACCTTTTTAAATATGAGTTCAAGAAAGGAAAGATTTCCCTAATGGACTTCCTGGATGAGAAAATATAG
- a CDS encoding TatD family hydrolase, translating into MSEGIFQKYVDAHSHAHEYDVDFLKSLGNEFIIIAVSDDIQSSRRTIDLSARFDFVKPCIGIHPWKIEMANKEALKELETLLNEMDHPCLGEIGLDKKFVPSTYELQLRAFERFLQAARENDAVINLHAAGAWQEVAELVIKKDISKALFHWYTGPPDLMYRLQDFGYFISFNVAAVIQKKHAELIRTAKLDNVLTESDGPYTYRGQKLTTDRIPVLLEFLAKEVGIDLEKMREIVLKNALKLLR; encoded by the coding sequence ATGAGCGAAGGAATTTTTCAGAAATATGTTGATGCACATTCACATGCTCATGAATATGATGTGGATTTTTTAAAGTCGCTTGGGAACGAGTTTATCATAATTGCTGTTTCTGATGATATCCAGAGCTCAAGAAGAACCATTGACCTATCCGCAAGATTTGATTTTGTGAAACCATGCATTGGAATCCATCCCTGGAAAATTGAGATGGCAAACAAGGAAGCATTGAAAGAACTTGAGACACTGCTGAATGAAATGGATCATCCATGCCTAGGCGAAATTGGCTTGGACAAAAAGTTTGTTCCTTCTACATATGAGCTTCAGCTGAGAGCCTTTGAGAGATTTTTACAGGCTGCAAGAGAGAATGATGCAGTTATTAACTTGCATGCTGCTGGGGCGTGGCAGGAAGTAGCAGAACTGGTAATTAAGAAAGATATTTCAAAAGCATTGTTCCACTGGTACACCGGCCCTCCAGATCTTATGTATAGGCTTCAAGATTTTGGGTATTTTATTTCATTCAACGTGGCAGCAGTAATTCAGAAAAAGCATGCAGAATTAATTAGAACGGCAAAATTAGATAATGTACTAACAGAAAGCGATGGTCCCTATACTTACAGAGGTCAGAAGCTAACTACTGATAGAATTCCAGTGCTCCTGGAATTTTTAGCTAAAGAAGTTGGTATTGATTTAGAAAAGATGAGAGAAATAGTATTGAAGAATGCTCTGAAGCTGCTGAGGTGA
- the thrS gene encoding threonine--tRNA ligase, which produces MVSLIDSSEAKEVSPGYIVERKFDDSLGTSIFLLVLTKAKKKEIVGIPAKVEEDWEKAEVLYFFSKKGYEIFMDSIAHLIEASIKRLFPSAKLAGYYVREGEVRVDFYMEGGKISRVDAERIVDLARNIAEKAEIVTVNTSSSEAEEELKKSGEDFLASLVRRMGSPKIIVVDGIKTVCDSDLHPKMLGKIEEISLTNISTSHWMGREDSVLLNSIHVAAFPSSRDKAIFEERREEAEKRDHVRLGKEMDIFMTSPLVGAGLILWLPNGAAMRRALDEYIVKLHQKKGYQLVATPHVATTDLFQISGHLSYYRQNMFLFNLDEKEHALKPMNCPFHILILKRKKWSYKDLPIRYFEMGNVYRYERAGTLHGLTRVRGFVIDDAHIFVREDQIEQEISQILSLIREIYSAMGLKDYKFILSLRDPSDKKSYMGSDEIWDHAESSLERAMKEMGLSFTKSIGDAAFYGPKIDVIFTDSLGREWQAATIQLDFNLPERFDLSYVDKDNSLKRMVIIHRAILGSLERFIGIMLEQYAGRVPLWLAPVQVAVLPVEESNSEQVRRAEDIYKFLISSSVRSVLLTEGRLNPRLRDARAMRVPLIAIVGEREMKSGGISAKYITYSEDERRRFVPKEEEIEFSSEKSMLEWIKETISKQTNGVL; this is translated from the coding sequence TTGGTTTCCCTCATAGATTCCTCTGAAGCTAAAGAAGTTTCTCCTGGATACATTGTGGAGAGAAAGTTCGATGATTCTCTAGGCACTTCCATATTTCTCCTGGTTCTAACAAAAGCAAAGAAGAAAGAGATCGTTGGAATTCCGGCAAAGGTGGAGGAGGATTGGGAAAAGGCTGAAGTTCTATATTTCTTCAGCAAAAAAGGATACGAAATTTTCATGGACTCTATAGCTCACTTAATTGAGGCATCAATTAAAAGATTATTTCCCTCAGCAAAGCTGGCAGGGTATTACGTGAGAGAGGGAGAAGTCAGAGTAGATTTCTACATGGAAGGAGGAAAGATCAGCAGAGTTGATGCTGAAAGAATAGTAGATTTAGCAAGGAACATTGCTGAGAAGGCAGAAATAGTGACAGTTAATACATCTTCTTCGGAGGCTGAAGAAGAGCTGAAGAAGAGCGGGGAGGATTTCCTTGCAAGCTTGGTCAGAAGGATGGGTTCTCCTAAAATAATTGTAGTAGATGGAATAAAGACAGTTTGTGATTCCGATCTTCATCCAAAGATGTTGGGGAAGATAGAGGAGATCTCTCTCACAAATATAAGCACATCTCATTGGATGGGAAGGGAAGACTCTGTTCTACTCAATAGCATACATGTAGCAGCATTTCCTTCCAGTAGAGACAAAGCAATTTTTGAAGAAAGGAGAGAAGAGGCTGAGAAGAGGGATCATGTTCGGCTGGGAAAGGAGATGGACATATTCATGACTTCCCCTCTTGTGGGAGCTGGTCTAATTTTGTGGCTTCCTAATGGAGCTGCAATGAGGAGGGCACTAGATGAGTACATAGTGAAGCTTCATCAGAAAAAAGGATATCAGCTTGTAGCTACTCCTCATGTTGCTACAACTGATCTTTTTCAAATAAGTGGCCACCTATCATATTACAGGCAGAATATGTTTCTCTTCAATCTCGATGAAAAAGAGCATGCGCTGAAGCCGATGAATTGTCCATTTCACATATTGATACTAAAGAGGAAAAAATGGAGCTATAAGGATCTACCAATAAGATATTTCGAAATGGGAAATGTCTACAGATATGAAAGGGCTGGCACTTTGCATGGATTAACAAGGGTTAGAGGCTTCGTAATAGATGATGCTCACATATTTGTAAGGGAGGACCAAATAGAACAGGAAATATCACAGATTCTATCTCTCATTAGAGAAATTTACAGCGCCATGGGACTCAAGGACTACAAGTTCATATTGAGCCTCAGGGATCCCAGCGACAAGAAAAGCTATATGGGCAGCGACGAGATCTGGGATCATGCGGAGAGCTCACTCGAGAGAGCAATGAAGGAGATGGGGCTAAGCTTTACTAAATCTATTGGAGATGCAGCATTCTATGGACCAAAAATTGATGTAATATTCACAGATTCCCTCGGAAGAGAGTGGCAGGCAGCAACAATACAGCTCGATTTCAACTTGCCCGAGCGATTCGATCTATCATATGTAGACAAGGATAATTCTCTGAAGAGAATGGTTATTATACATAGGGCTATATTGGGAAGTCTCGAAAGATTCATTGGAATCATGCTGGAGCAATATGCGGGAAGGGTTCCTCTATGGCTAGCACCGGTTCAGGTAGCTGTTCTACCAGTTGAGGAAAGCAACAGCGAGCAAGTTAGGAGAGCTGAGGATATTTACAAGTTCTTGATCTCCAGCAGTGTAAGATCTGTTTTGCTGACCGAGGGAAGGCTTAATCCAAGATTGAGGGATGCTAGAGCTATGAGAGTGCCACTTATAGCAATTGTTGGGGAGCGGGAAATGAAAAGTGGAGGGATCTCTGCTAAATATATTACTTATTCTGAGGATGAAAGAAGAAGATTCGTTCCAAAAGAAGAGGAAATTGAGTTCAGCAGTGAAAAAAGCATGCTGGAATGGATAAAAGAAACTATATCAAAGCAGACAAATGGGGTCCTATAG